Genomic window (Chionomys nivalis chromosome 7, mChiNiv1.1, whole genome shotgun sequence):
CATTAGGGGCGCGTGGGGAGGGATCCAGTCCTATCTTCGCCAGGCTTCCTGGGAAATGAGTGTGAAAGGCTAGGGTGCTGTCCAGGCCCCGGCAAAGCTGGACAAAGATGCTTGTCTGGGAGGCAGCCAGGACCCCTGGAAATCATCTGGTAGGTTCAGTGACAGGAAGGACAAGTGACCTACGAGGCTGTGAAGGAAGGCTGGTGGTGGATTAGATGTGCCGGATACAAGGGAGGAAGAAGTCTAAATGATTCCCAGATTTCAGTTCAtaactcctgcctcctcccccgcTAGCCTCATTTTAATCTAGAACAGAGTCCCCCTTGGACCTGACAGCCATGCCCAATATGTTCTGCACTGTACTTTCCAATATGGCAGCAATACCACCATGCACGCAATTGCCCAGAGCTTGGGACGTGACTGGCCTGCCCGGGGAGCAGaactttgaatttcattttattattattctatggATAGAATCCAGTACCTTGTCCATGTTAGTCAGGCGCTCTACAGCTGACCTAAACCCCCAGCCCCTTTGAGATCGTCTCATTAAatagcccagactagcttcaGACTTGAGATCTTCCGGCAGGTGCGATAGTCCAGTTGGCAAAGCGCTTGCATTAAAAGCACAAAGACAAGAGTTTGATCCTTAGAATCTGTGTAAAAAATGCCAGTGCAGTGGCCTGCAGGAGTAATCCTGGTGAAGGGGAGGCGGAGACTGTCCTgagctctttctgcctcttcctggtgcattctgggatgacaggtatgTACCCCATGCTTAGTGCTTAACTggagttttattttaattggttTTGATACCACAATGGCCGCTGTTCTGAGAGCAAGGTTCTAGAATGTTCCCTGCCCATCTCTTGTCATCCGTCTTGAGCGtttgtctgtttctctccctgGACTGTTAGACAGTTGAGATGGGGAATACATTTAATTTATGGCTGAATCACCTCCTCTGCCCTCACCCCCAACTCTCGCACAATGACATGCCATAAGCCATGCCTGTGTTAAATTGCCAGCTGAGAGGGCGGCTCTGACTCCTTCCCAGGCTTCTGGCCGCTGGAGGAGATTACAGGCTTCTCGCCTCTCTGAACTGCTGGCTGCTTACCCGATGAGGATTAAGGAAGAAAACAGTGTTTACAAAATGCTTTTGTCAATGGCACTGAGCTGAGgtggggaagtgtgtgtgtgtggaggataCCAGGGCCAAACCCACACAGACAACTTCACACTCCAGGAGGccaccatccacacacacaggcgCGGAGGGGCCAGAAACAATAGGCCAAACTGAGCTTGTGGATGATGAACACTGGTTGCCGTAAAGGACCTACCACATGAGGTCTGGGAAGGGATAAGACATCCCAGCAAGGATTTTTCCCATGCCCTCACATGCCCCCCCTTCCTGGAAGTAACTGTACTTCTTCTGCAAAGGGAGATTCCCCTTGCTGGGGTGAAGGTTGGGTGGGCTGAGGAAGGGTGCTGGGCTCGGCTCTGCAGCTTCTGTGGAACTTAGAGGGAGGAATAAGATAACGGAGTTTCCCACGGAACTCAGCTCTCCTTGACAGGAGACAAGGACAGGAGAGGCTGCGAAAGAACTGGAGGGTCATGCTGGGGTTGCCTTGAGGGACTCTTAGTACAACACAACCTAGAGACAGGCTGTATGAGTCCTGGTTGGGGGCATGACGCCCATGGTCAGGGTGTCCTGGCCTTCTGTGAACCTACCTCTCTGTGTGGAGCGCATCCCACGATGGTCTTACTGCAGGGAAGCGTCACCCCTTGTGGGGAGACCGCTCTGTGCTGCGAATGGAGACAAGGGATCTGTGGGCTAATTAGGTTAGGTGCTGGGCAATATTGGTTTTGCCCAAAAGTGACTGAAATGATCCTAATCTGACCAGGCTGATTTTGCTGTAGGATTTGGCTAGGTGGTTGTTAAGAGGGCGTGGAGGAGGAGAATGTTTCAGCCCTGGGTTGATTTGAACTtgcaaaggagagagagcattGCGCAGGCATGTTGGGGGACCACTCTGCCCACCTCACTGCCATCAGTGGAGCCCCTGAATACCATGGGGGCTGTTACCTGACACTCCATCCATGTCTCATTTCTAGCCCAGCTCTGGGCACCTCTTTTCTGACAAATAGGTTTAAAATTCCCTTTCTTGACTGGAAAGAGACACACCAGCATTGCATGGGGCCACAACACTGGTTCCCGGATGGGAGTAATTTTGCCCTGAGGGGACAGACAGAGGGCAGTGTCTGGAGTCCTTGGTTGTTACAAACTGACAAGGGTGCTAACAGCATTTTGGGGTAGAGGCTGGGATCCCATAAAGCGCCCTTAAATATACAGGACAGGGTCCAATATAATGGGGACTGACCAGCTTCAAATGTCAGCAAGAACCCTTGGGTTAGGACAGCCAAAGGTAGCTTTTTGTCTGCTTCCATTCATATGTCCCCAAACATACATGGAGTttgttacatatgtatacatatatgtatgattttgttacatatatgtatatatttaaatttatagaaaatcaaatttaaactTAGTGTGGTGGTACATAACTACACTAAGACAGGAGAATTGAGAATTTGAAGCCAAcccgggctacatagtgaggaaaaagaaaagaaaagaaaaaacaacaacaaaaaacccaaactgaCCCaagcttaaagaaagaaaaacttccttTTGCCAGATGCAAGCTTGACAGTTCCAGGGGCGGGGAACATAATTAGGAAGATACCAGGGGAAACGGgaaatacagaaatagagaaataaacaGATCAAGAGAACTTACTcgacaaatatttgttgagtacTGACGGAGTCCAGGATGCTGCAGGACACTTGTCTGGGCCAGGGACATCCGTGTGTGATGGAGAGTCGCAGGGCCAAGCAAAAGTCCCCATGGCTGGAGAGAGCCTGATGTAGGAAACTATGGAACAGGGAGGTTCTCCCAGGTCAGGCTGGGGAGGCATGAACAAGAGGCAGCATTTAGCATGAAGCGGGTCTTCACAGGGCCAGCTGGGCCGGTGTCACCTGAGTTTAGCTTGTCTGTGCTCCAGGGGAGCCAGGAGCCTCAGGGTAGGCCCTAGGCCAgcagttctgtcttctccccgTGTGTCCTGgacgtgtgcacacgtgtgctgTGGATGTCCAGGTTTGTGGAGGAACaggtctctgtgtgcatgtgtgaacatgtatgaAGGCTAGAGGACACACTCGGCTCTTCTTCCTCAGATactatctactttttttttttttttccaagacagggtttctctgtatgaccctggctgtcctaaaactcactctgtagaccagaccaggctggcctcaaactcacagagatctgcctgcctctgcctcccgagtgctgggattaaaggcgtgcgccaccactgccaccaccgcTGGCTGCCTTATCTTTTGGACAGGATCTTCCATAGGCGTGGGACTCATCAAGCAggtgaggctggctggccagtgagctccaggcacctgcctgtctctgacttcaTGATCTGGGGCTGTAAGTAGCTACTACCATACTcagcttttatttacttttattttgtatgtggatTCTAGGGAAGGGACTCAGTTCCTTGTGCCTGCAAGGCAAGCGCTTTGCCGACTGAAAGATCATCCCAGCCCCCTCTCTTCTCATTATGCACGGAACACTAATGAATGAATATCGTCTCCTGGAAAGATTAGCCACAGGATCACACGAGGCCTGGGTGGGATAGAAGTGACTAATGAGGACATGTTCCCAGACCTACCCTTACCTCACGGGCCCAAAGAATTAATTGCATGGACGCAAGACTCGCGCCCCGGTGCCTGGTGCCACTGCCGGGGCCCCTTCGCTGCTTATCAATCCAAGCAGGGCAAAGGAGCTCCAGGCTAAGGAGCAGGCATGCAGGCCTGCTGACAGGTGCCAGGGCTGGCGGGGGTGTGGGGGCGTGACTAGAAGGTGGCATGCAAACTGCTATCTGTCGGCAGACCCTCGGCAGTACCCGGATATCCTGAAAACACAGAGACCCCGAGGCCTTGCCCTGGGTAGCTGAACCAGAAGCTGAAGTTTAAGAGGAGTCCTAGGTTTGCGAAACCAAGGGCTGGACCACCGACTGTGGTGTGCAGCCAAAGGGGAAGAGGGCCTGGTCCTGCTTTCCCCAGGCCATGCACTTAGACAGAGATGATGGGAAGATAGAGTATTTAAACGTGTACTCATACACCCCCCTCACTTTCTTTAGCCAGTGGTGGGGGAAGCATCTGGGATTGAGGAATGGCTTGAAGGATGATCTCCATATCGGAAGAGGAGGGTCCTTCCCAGGTTTTGCTTGGCAGGAGGGGGGCTGTGAGACAGGGGTGCTGAGAGTTGACTGGGTGACTTTCTCTGCATCACTTGCAAATGAACACTCGCCCAACGCCCCCTGCTGGCAGAAAACAGCAGCAGCCAGTTTTTGCCCACAAATCCCTCTGGGGAGGGACTAGCAGTTGCCCTGGACTCACTTGGGATTATTCTGCTTATTGTCGGGGGCCGCAGGTGATGGACCACCTTCCTGAGAGACTGGCACAGTGAAACTGTGCTTAGTGAGTCTGTAGTTCCTGtggatcagtgtgtgtgtgtgtgtgtgcacatgtgccgtGCACAGGCAAACAGTTCTCACCGTCGGTTGTTTCTCTGTAGAGTTCCTTCCTgactgacaccctcttcttgtATTTTAGCAGAAAGATGGGCTCCTATGGACGGGGATTCATGCTGGGATGCTGCCTGCTGCTGGCCGTTGCCTGGGGCCCAGCCCTGAGCCTTGTGCCCCGTGGTCAGCAGGAACAGCTggagtgggaagagaaagagaagctgcCACCTCCTCTGGACCATGAGAAGAGGTGAGGGGCTGTGACTCCATGCTGGCAGGGGTTCTGAGCTGACTGGGTCAAGTGTGTGATGTTTGGGGAGCTCCAGTGCTGGTGGCCTAGAGCTGCCAGGGGGCAAAGCGGAAGCTGCAGTGTGGTCCTTAGGGAGGTTGgtcctggaggtcagagaagcagtgaaagagttagctaataagaagccagagctaatgggccaagcagtgatttaattaatacagtttctgtgtgattttttttgggctgagcagtcaggaaccaacaagcggcttcCTCCAACAGTGACTTTCTCCTTATGTTGACTTGGACATCTTGTCTGACTCTGAGGATGGTGGTCCAGCCTCACTCTAACCCCAGGGTAGCCGAGTCTGCACGAACTTTACATGTCTATAATGAAAAGGCACCTGGTCTGTTCTTCCAGTTGCCTTTGCCTTCTAGCTTAGTCTCCAGGGAAAGTGCACCAAGGCTCTGAGTACAGGGGCAAGCAGGAGACAGGGACAAGTGGCCTCAATGACTTATTCCCTTATAAGATGGCAATACCGTCTAGGGGTCTTAATCAGGATTGTTTTCTCTGCTAGTTAAAGACTTAAAACAACAGACAAAACCCAGGGAAAATCTCAAGCACAACAGGTGGCAGCAGAGAAATCTCAGACACCGCAGACAGCAGCAGCAGTTGAAGGATGGCATTTACTGGGGGTGAGGAGACACACGCAGgaagcaggcatacacacagagatgcaaAACACATCTGCTTTGCAGAGGGAGATCTCTGAAAGCCAAAACATCCTGTCTCTTCTCCAGGGCTGAGGTTTGAAAGTCTCTCGGGAGTTTTCCTCCCCAGTTCAGGGTTGGTCAGTTTGAAGACAGGATGGTTGATTGGCTCACGACTGTTGTGACCACGTCCTGAGCTGGCCTTGAATCTGTTGATCTAGTCGGTCAGCAGGGGGCCTGCTGGTGGGGGACCAAAGCCTACAATGGTTTCCTGAAGCTGTCAGGCTTTGGTCTCAGGtcaagaggatgaggaagaagccaGCCATGGAAATTCGCCACCTTTAGTACTTAGCCATGGCCTCTCTGCCTGTCTGCTACCCACCAGGAATTCTGTTGTCTGTCTACCCACCAGGGATTCTGTCTTTCTACCCACCAGGGAttctgtctgcctcccaggtcAGAATGTGCTGGTGAGGGTGGACCAGGCAGGCCAGGTGTCAGCTTTTCCCCAAAGGTTATAAAGGACATCATGGTGTCACTTGCCTTTATGTCTGTGACCTCAGTGATATACAGACCCATGGCTATGGGAGATACTTTGTAGGGACATCAAATATGATATTCTAGAAGTCTATGTTGTGATACAGCCAGAGTTGGGACCTTAGCGGCAGGTGAAAGAATACACCATACAGACAAACTTGAGTGCGGCAGGTGAGAGACTACACTGCCGTGCAGACAgagcttgagtgtggagtttattgagctaaaggggatgggaagggaagagagaatgggggagagacagagagagacagagagaagtagagggagatggagagaggcaaagacctgcctgcctcttcagaagagagaACTTGAGTAGGCAGAGCTTGTCTTCTTAAAGGGACAGGCTACTGTCTGCCATGCACACAAGTCTGATGTAGGGCATGAAACACTCTCCCAGGTCCCCAAATGACAGTGCCTGGATACTAACAGTTTGCACAAGGCTCCATGCTGACTTTGGATTTCTTCATGCTCCTGAGCATTGGGTCAATTTAATATTCAAGGTTCCAGGGCCCGAGAAACCCcattcctttgtttcttcttcctctcccctgttTTCATTCAGCCAACATTGATTAATTagcagctgtcagctgtcagtcACATCATCTCTTAGATCCTGGAGACGCACTTGCACTTGAGGACAGACTCTGGCTTCTAGAAACCTAAGGCCACAgggagacagacaaacacactgCAATCCAGGCTCCGAAGCAGGGCTGCACCCGcagtgctgggaggaaaaggcagagggGGGTGGGTAGTGCAGGAGGGGAGGGTGGTTTGGGGTGGTGGGAGCTGGAGTCTGGGAAGCGAGGATGTGAAGTGTGAAGCTGAGGTGGCTGAGCAGGGTGTGTGCCAGGGGGACTCTAATCCAGGCTCCTTCTGGAGGGACCAGGGAGTCTGCAGGAGAGGTTTGTTTCAGAGGGTGTTTTAGAAGGAATGCTAGAAGCATCAGAGCATGCCTCGTTGCTGGGAAGACAACTCCAGGACTCCTGTCCTGTCCACATGATGCCTTAGACATGATCAGAGCCTGGGGATGCCTGGGGGTGCCTGGGGGTGCCTGGGGGTGCCTGGGGTAGAGGTTGACTCCCCAGGACGTGCTGGATATGAAGGGAAGTTCAGGGATGCAGAAGGCTCTATTATGGGCCACTAGAACATGGCAGAAAAAGCATTTGGAAACAGCAAGTGTCACAGGCAAAGAGTCATTATGAGGCCGCCTTCAATTCTGGACACGTGATGTCATCTGTGGGGCCTGCTGAACTGGGTGGAATGAAGGCTTCCCGCAGGATTTCTGAAGCTTAGGAGAGACGTGTGGGTGAATCTTTCTCCAGGAACTGGGTTTTCATGTGGTTGAACTCAGGATGTATGTGGATCCATGCTCCAGATGGTCCTGGGGGGAAATGTGTATCAGGGTAGGAAAGGGAGGGGCCAGCTTAGACACCTCTCAGGTGCAATGTCGCATGTGGCCATGAGATGGCGGTGTAGAGCCATTGCTGTCCACAGGCTGCTGTAGCTCAGGGGCACCGGAAGATGAAGTGAAATTGTTTACGAATGAAGTTGCTGGTAGGTTGTGCTCTAGCTTCACAGCCCAGCTCATGAGCATGAAAAGTCCTGGTCCTGCAGGCAAGATCTCTCCACCGAAGTTCTGAGGTCATTgtcttttgctttgtctttgttttgtataTATCACTACTATgatggtgtgtatgtgcatgtgtgcatgtgtgcatgtgtgtttgtgtgtgtgcatatatgtgtgtgcacatgtacgtgcgtgtgtgcatgtatgtgcatgtgtgtgcgtgtatgcacatgtgtgtgtgttatctgcaGTCAGGATCTCGGGATTCTCTCCCATGCCTATGCTAATCAGAGTATTGCATATCCAGGGGAAGGCAAGCCAACGGGAGCCAAGCCCTGGTCCACAGCGACAGAAGAGAGCTCCTAACTCAAAGAGTTTATCATTTTGTGGTGGTTTATTCCCTCAGGGATGAAGAAACACATGAGAAGCGTACCCCCAGCCAGGGCGAAGACCTCCCCACGTCCAGGTGCTACCGATGCTGCGACCCCGGCACGCCTGTCTACCAGACAATCCCACCACCCCAAATCAACATCACCATCCTGAAAGGTGAGACAGCTGGGGGCACTTCCGGGGGGGCTGCTCTATATTGACGGAGAGGGAGATCCTGCGAAGTGGGGCTGGGTAGGACCAGGGGTCTCAGATAGAGCGGAGATGGGCTGTCATCTAGAGGGCTGTCATCTGACTGTTTTCCATGAGCAGAAGAGGACCTCAGAGGATGccacagaaatggctcagtgggtaagagcacttgctgagaaagcaagaagacccaagttcaaatccctacCACCCACGTAAAAACCAGGCATAGCTACAAGTGCCTGTAACCAGCACAGGGaggggcagagtcaggcagagtcaggcagattctAGAATCCAGGCTTTCTGAAGCAGTGGGACTCAATGAGGAACCTGACATCAAAAGGTAAggtgggtggctcagtggttaagagcactgattgctttttcagaggaccaggttcaattcccagcacccccatggcagctcacaactgcctgcaactccagatccagggaatccaacatccacggggaaaaaaaacaccaacgcacataaaataaaaataaataaatcaagggaaaaaaaggtgaggtggaaagagaaaagaggacacccaacatcttcttctggcctctccacgTATCTGtcgggtgtgtgcacatgcatgtcacACGTggacacaaacaccacacatgcacatacataagcAAGGGCCTGGGGATTCCGCCTCCACCCTGTGTGCATGGGGCTTGCAGACCTTCGAAGCTCTTTGTTTTGACACAGTGCCCAAGCTCGTTCTCTGCGGTGCTGTGCCCTCCCTCTAGATAACGTCACACAACCCCAGGGGACGCTCGCAGCCTGGACCCTGCTCTGACTTCTGACATCTGCAGTCCATTTTCTCAGAGTGAGCCCAGGCCTGGCCGCGGAGCCTGTTGCTGGTGGACAAACCCATATGTTCCTTTGTCTTTGCCAGGACTTtgcagaaaggaaatgaaaaggctTGCCTCCTGGATGAAAACAGAGCAACCCTTGACAGGGGAAACGTTAGCTCTAATGATAGGAGAACCAAAATGTCCCCACGCCCAGTAGGGGCATTAGGCAGGATGCCCAGGTCAGGGCTGGGATGTGGAGTCACATGACTGACCTCTTTTGGGGCTTCATCTCTTCTTGTTCTCCCTTAGGTGAGAAAGGTGACCGAGGGGATCGAGGCCTCCAGGGGAAATATGGTAAAACAGGTTCTACAGGTGCCAGGGGCCATATTGGCCCCAAAGGGCAGAAGGGGTCCATGGGGGCTCCTGGAGACCGCTGCAAGAGCCATTACGCAGCCTTCTCCGTGGGCCGGAAGAAGCCCCTGCACAGTAACGACTACTTCCAGCCCGTGGTCTTTGACACGCAGTTTGTGAACCTCTATGAACACTTTAATATGTTCACGGGCAAGTTCTACTGCTACGTGCCAGGCATCTACTTCTTCAGCCTCAACGTGCACACTTGGAACCAGAAGGAGACGTACCTGCACATCATGAAGAATGAGGAGGAGGTGGTGATCCTGTATGCGCAGGTGAGCGACCGTAGCATCATGCAGAGTCAGAGCCTGATGCTGGAGCTGCGGGAGCAGGATGAGGTGTGGGTGCGTCTCTTCAAGGGCGAGCGGGAGAACGCCATCTTCAGCGATGAGTTCGACACCTACATCACCTTCAGTGGCTACCTGGTCAAGCCAGCCTTCGAGCCCTAGCCGCCACCCTCCGCAGGACTGTCCCAGACTCCTCGCCTGTCACCCCTGCCCATCCCTGCATTCCGTGGACACTGGAGTCCTGCCCCAGGCTGACCCCATCGCCTCTCCTCTCAGTCCTGGCCTCTTTGGCCTCGgttttctcagttttgttttttttgacaaGATGCCCGTGGCCGCTGGGAAGCCCAAAGGGCCGTGTGGTCCCAGGTCTGGCTGCTGCTCTCCGTAGATGAAATCATTGGGCGGGGTGCCTGTGAGGACGTTGGGGGACCTCCAGCTCCTGTGTACAAAGCCTTAGACGACCCTGTGGTGTGTGTCTTGCGGCCACAGGGTGCTCCAGAGCACAGCCCCTGTGTGTTCCCATTCTTGGACGTAATTAAGTAAATGCCACGGGTTTTAAAGcaacaaagtaaaacagaaaagagacaGGAAAGCAGTGTTAGTTTTGGCCTTTCAGCCAGCTGGctctgacagagagagagagagagagagagagagagagagagaggagagagaatggatCTAAAGGATCCATTGGATGGATCCATGGATGACAATGAAGGAGCCCTCTATTAGGCCATGCATGAGCTTTCTTGGGGACAGCAGGACTGACCTCCAAACTCTGTGGACTTGCTGCAGCCTTGCCCAGGGGCCTGTCAGTCTTTCTGAGCCACAATAGTGAAAGGATGAGGGCAGGGCAACAAATGTCAGCTCCCAAGAGGGGCAGCAGGCCCACTGTTCTTGACTCTGAACTGGGGGCAGTATCCGGCTCACTCCAACTCACAGGCTCCTGGCCAGCGGCTGGGGACCTCAGGGATTCCTGTACCTGCAGATTTCTCTATAAGAAGGAAAGCTCCTAGCATACCCTAGCACCCCTCAGCTTTCCTCCACTTCCCTGGGTTGCTCTGGAACCCCAGCGGGTTGGCCCCCTGTCTGTTGTGGGACCAGTTCCCCATTTCTCCTTCCAGATGGATCAGCCATGGAAGGCAGCAGGCCTTTGATTTGGGGTCCATCTAGCTGCCCCCAGCAGCCTGTGTCCCATCTTCTCGCTGGTTCGGTGTCCTGTCTGGGTGCTTGATACGTTAGCCTGCAGGAGCTGATGAGTCTGACAGGACACCTAGCCTGACGCAGCTCTAGCCAACCTATGGCAACGTGGCCCGGAGCTGGGGAGAGCCAATCAAAGCTAGAGAGTACATCCTATGTCTGAGTCACTTCTGACGTGGTAGAAGAGGAAACATGAAATTCATATCCTGCCACCAGACTCAGGGACAGCTTCAGGGCTGATTCTCAGATCTCAGAGAACCCGTGTCCTTTGCGCATCTCGGTCCGTGTTGATGACCAGGGCCTGGGTACTGGCTATTTTGTGCCAATCAAGTCTTGTTTGCTGCTGCCTGCTGGCCCTGGGCGTCTGACTGTTGGGGCTCAGTGTTTGCAGAGACCACCTCTGAAGGGGCTTCTGCAAGCCAGGTCCCCTGGGTGTGCCTGCAGCAGACGCCCACTGCCACCTGGGCTTTGCCCTGCTCTGTTCAGAAAACATTAAACTTGCCATTGTGACCTACAGCAAGCTGGCCTCTTTGCTCACTGGAtagtcttcctccttccctcatcCTATCTGGTAGCCACTTCAGCCTTTTTAAGGCCAATTGCATTCTTGGCTTTGTACTCAGGGCCCAAATTGCCAGTTCCTACCAGGGAGGTGTGGATTTCCCGAGTATGGTTCAGTAGCTGTTTGGTGTGTGGACAGGGTCTGGGGACTCACGGATAGTGATGGGACATAGTTTGTTCTTCTGTGCTGGAGTGCGGGGCCCTGGGACTAGCAGAGCGGGTAGCCCCCTGGCCTGACTGCAGCCCGGACATCTGTATGACCGTCCTGGGGCTGTGGCGCGAAAATCCAGAAACCAACCAGATGCCTTCAAACAGACAAATCtctggaggtcagagttcaaaaTCCAGGTGCGAGCAAGCAACAACATAGTGCTCCTAgcaagggtgggggagggcaCTTCCGGCCACCCGTGACTGCAGGCATTCCATGCCTGGAGGGAGGGACCATATCAgtcttcctgccctgactccaaGTGACCTGCCTCCCACAGCTTGTCTGCCTTTCAAGAACACTTAGGGCTGCATTTAGGGTCTCCCCTAAATTTCGGATTCATGCTCCAGATTTAACTTAAACACACCTGCTAAGGGATTTGTGAATGGACTTACTGACAGGCGCCAGAGGTCGGGTGTGTGTGTCTTGGGGATCACAGTGAAGCTTGTGACGGCTCATGGGCTTGGACACTGTTAACAGCCCCTCTCTGGCCCCGCAGTGGAGGGTAGGCACTTCTTCCTTCTGCTGGCCAACAAGGTTGGCAGGCAGCCCTCCTTTCCACCTACCGGCAGCTGGCTTGGCAGCTAGAATCAGCAGCTTGGCAAACAGCTGGTCTTCTGACTTTGCCTGGTGCTGGGAGCCCATGTGGCCACGCTGGTGCCGGGAGCCCATGTGGCCATGCCCAGTCTTGGGATGGGGCCAAAACGGAGCAGGTGGACTAGGGCCCTGATCAAAAAGCGAGATCCCTTCTCCATAGTGTGGAGGCTGCTGGACAAAGGCCCTGCAGGTGCCTGGAAGTGGGGCCCAGTGCTTTTCCTAAAGGGGCGTGGAAGGAATGTGTTGGCCCCATTCAAGGGTCATGGCTGCCTGCTCCCCCATCCTGTGGCCTGGGTACACGTGATCCATAGTTGTCCTGGCCACAGTGGGGAAGAAGGCAGCATTTGCTCTGGGGCCCATCTGATTCTTCTCCTTATTCCCccctgctttttccttttctaagaaGGGTGTCATGTGggccaggctgatcttgaactcactatgtatgaATAAGCCTGACCTTGaatccctgatcctcctgcctccacttcctgaatgccaggattacaggtgtgctccaaCACTCCTGACCTTTCAAAGTGTTAGCATatgttaattatatataataaagagTTTCCTTATGACAATTGCATACATGTGCAGTGTATTTCATCATATCCATTCCCCAGAGTCCCTTCCTGCTCCCCTTTACTTGGACTAATTCCATCTTCTTCCTATCTAGTCTTCTTactctgtgcatgtatgtgtgtgtatatgtgtgtatgtgtgtgtgtgcatgtatgtgtgcatagctgcatgtatatgtgttgtatatgcatgtatgcatgcatgcatgtgtgtatatgtgtgcatgtgtgtatatatgtatgtgcgtgcgtgtatatgtgtatatatgtgcgtgtatgtgtgtatgtgtgcatgtgtgtatatgtgtgaatgtgtgtgtacatgtatgtgtgtatatgtgtgtacgtgtatatgtatgtatgtgtattcatgtatatatgcatgtatgtgtgtatata
Coding sequences:
- the C1qtnf1 gene encoding complement C1q tumor necrosis factor-related protein 1 is translated as MGSYGRGFMLGCCLLLAVAWGPALSLVPRGQQEQLEWEEKEKLPPPLDHEKRDEETHEKRTPSQGEDLPTSRCYRCCDPGTPVYQTIPPPQINITILKGEKGDRGDRGLQGKYGKTGSTGARGHIGPKGQKGSMGAPGDRCKSHYAAFSVGRKKPLHSNDYFQPVVFDTQFVNLYEHFNMFTGKFYCYVPGIYFFSLNVHTWNQKETYLHIMKNEEEVVILYAQVSDRSIMQSQSLMLELREQDEVWVRLFKGERENAIFSDEFDTYITFSGYLVKPAFEP